Below is a window of Humulus lupulus chromosome 2, drHumLupu1.1, whole genome shotgun sequence DNA.
AAGAACAAAAAGATGATTAGTGCAaattctaaaataaaataaaacaacattgtAGGCTCCTCGGAAGCCCACCATGAGTTATGTCTTGGTGCAGGCATTGAGGGTGTCTAATCCTATCTCCCAAATATATAACTTCAACATTGTTTGTAGATCTACCGTTTCACAACATGCAATGACACCGAGAATattatgtccagcatgcatgtgatTACGTGTTATATTTTCTATACATTGTGAGGTGTGAGTAAGTTACTAATTGAGGACAAAAGAGAGCGTTCGCTTGGTTTGGTCAAAAATAGAcactgttatatatatatatttatatttatatatataattataatgatttatgtttatttatttatatttatatagatactattatatttataaTGATTTATATTTCTATTTATTGATTAATAAGGCATATTATCAAcctttttttcttttagtttttagtatatttgttattaatttaatttaagtatTTTAAGTATacttttaattttagtttatatttaatatatattgggttgtttgttagttgtttttgtgttgtttttcttttagttttttagATTTATGCATAGGTGTTTTTacattgttttttagttgtttggatttatatatagtatattttgatttttttttataaaaaaaatatgttagtATGCAATGGGTTGACTTCTAGTTGTTCTTCATTTGTTGTTTTTAAATGTATGTAGTATGCAGTAAGTTAATGTTTAGTCAttgtcttattgttgtttttgtgctgtttagattttatgtatagttattttcatgttggtttttagttgtttaagtttatttatagttgtTGTGTTGTTGTTTGCagatatattttgtttttaaaaaaatagggTTAATGTTTAGTCgttgtcttattgttgttttttagttgtttcttAGTTATTTCATTGACActgtatttttataaatataaaattttaaaaacgtATTTTCTGAAAACTTAAggtagtatttttgaaaaaaaaaaaatcagggatcgtaaaagtaaaaaaaaaaacaccaaaaaaggtatatatttttaaaaacctcataattaaatatattcattgaatttaattaattaatatattatgaatattaaataataaatttttagtttttaaaaaaaattaaaaaaaatccgaTGAagactcccatggggagactttgaaTACATTCAACGTCTTCCCATGGGAGATGTCATAGGATTCCTTTTTACACCCTATAATGTCTCCCACGGGGAGACGTTGAATTTAttcaaagtctccccatgggagtcatTGCAGGGTCACATTAGATGGCTCCAAGAACAACGCCTGTCACAAGGGGAGACATTAAAAATCTAGTGAGTGAGAGGCTGAGGGGCGGTTCTCTGGGTTTTATACCCAGTAGGGAATCAACCCCTCTATGACCATCAGATTACCTACCACATTGATACCCGAGGGCGATCCAACGATCAGGGTCCAAATGGCGCAGATCGTGATCATTGGTCTTGGGAAAAGACGCCTCGAGCATGGGGTGAAAGGACACCTCGGGTACGGAGTGGACGTTTGTGATCGTTAAGTTGATCCCTCATTAATTGCATGGATTGATGGGCCCAGCCATAGGGAGTCGACACGTGGTGTTACTTTTCAGAGTGACATCAAAGGAAGTCTGAACGTTTTCCCCCAAGTTTTCAAATCACTCCTCCCCATCTAAGTCTCCGCTGCCCGAGggcgagtgaagacttgggggcaaatgttgtccgtatTTTTACCTCTTAACACGTGGCAATTAAGAGTGATTAGTGACGAGGTAAGTCATGAGGTTCTCAGAGTGCAACCCCTCCAAGAAGCCCAATTCGTGGACGTTTCCAAGGAGCCTACGTCTCGAGATCTTTCCTCGAGACGAGGACACCTCCAGGTGAAGCCACATCCCGGTCCAGTAGATaagtcgtggatgtctccaagtgaggtcaCGCCCCGAGGTCCATCCTCAGGGAAAGGATCTCTCTAGGTGAGGCCATGTTCGGAGGAGCTCTCTTCACTCACTCGTCCCCCAGGTCCATGACTCCGGTCCTCGGAGTTGGGATAGCCGCCAGATGCCAGTCCCTACAATTGTGGGCCACCAAGCGATCATCTGACagcttttggtgagcctcgattgGTGGTGTGGAGTTTGTACactcgacaatcgacatttcccacaacgtCGCCTGACATGTGCAAACGTGCATCGTACCCTGACAAGTCAGAGATACGTTTCCCATAAAGTTGGTATGCGACTTTCTGAAATGGGCCCTGTGCAATCCACTTGGGTtatagtctctatttagtgcagACTTTTATGTATTAATTCAGCATTAACACCCCAAAGTGGAGGAattttgtattaatgatagatggTAACATTAATGATCTcaatctctataaatagggatgaGATATCTACTTGTAGGGGGTTTGGTTTTTCAGAGGGAGAAACTCTGAAACTCAGTGCAATATACATGTtgcctgagaaccaccattgaagcttattataacaagcttcaagctcactaaataatagagactcgtggactagggctcttttatagtcTGAACTACGTAAAATCTTTGTGTTCTTCCCTAATATTTCCAATAATCTTTCGGATTAAATTAACAGCCAAAAAAAACAGTGAACATTATCATTCTCGTGAAAAGATTACATGTAATAATAAGAAGATAATTAAGTTGGACAGAATCTTGTTACTCAAACAATGCTActtaaaataaattatcacatgGCATATGGACTCTTATTTAGTCATAAATTGACAGctaaatattgttttattataTAGTACCACTAGATCCATGGaccaattaaataattatttatcaaGTATAACAATGCGTGTGGCACTCATGCCAATGTTGAATTATTTAattaagatattaaacaaaaGCTATTATTTAATTCAACACATTGCATGTATATTTATAGAAGCTCTCGTTATGAAGAGAGTGAGTGACTAAGTTATATAGatagagagaaaagaaaagaggaaaACAATAATGAGTGATATATCAGAAGAAGAAGAGGCAGTAGCAGTAGTGGAAAGTGAAGCCTTGGCAACTGAAACTTCACTTGCACCGATCACTTCTCAAAGAAAACTCAGAACTGACTTGGAGACTTCTTTACTTCCCAAGCCTTGTGAGTTATATATCATTATGATTAATTATCATTATTGTTATTATTCAACATTTCAATAATTGTTTTACAAAACCAACTACACCACTGTCTTCAATGctcttatattatattatacattATCTccttatacatatacatatgatcatatatatattcatataaattattattGATTTCGATTATCGACCATCATAATCATGAAGTACATCATGATCAACAGATAtaaatctttaattaattatattacaCTCATGGCTCAACATGTAGATCTGCCCGGGTTAAGTACTTCGTTTTTATTTGTGTGAGGAATttgtaaattaatattaaaaaaactcatagtgcatatatagatatatatataaacatatattcaaTTTTCTCATACTATGATGAAGAAAAGTATAGATTTCTCCATGTAACCAACGGACAATAAAGACTTATTCTTATTATTAAGATATTAATGGAGAGATACTTACATGGCAAACACATTAGTAAAGAGACATGTTAGCATATTGTTAACTACATTGGACGAAAGTTTCACTTTACAACATTGCTAGTAGTTCGGGAGAATTTTTAAAAGCTCAAAAAAATTAGTAGGTATGATAATGTATAAGTCataattcagaaaaaaaaaatcatcacacGCTTCACTAAACCAAATCTAAccccatataaatatatatatatatacttggttatattttattgtaacttttgttaattgctataataatgttttgtttagcaaacaaattaattaattttaaaattgaagTTTTAATTTGGGTTATTAATTCTCAAGGTATACCTTATCTACTTTaatcatttttataaatattattaaaaaaaaatactgaaCAAACTCTAGTACTATAAcctaatttatatatgtatatttgtttttttattgacAAAATTTAGCTTTAGAGATTAGATAAGAGCACTTAGAGCACTCACATTGGATAAGCTAAAATgtattattctttataatatagagaaaaaatagttAAGTAGCCTATCATTGGATgatataaagttatatttttttacctaaatgaatagtatttctttatatgtagtgaaatactattcatcaagctataaatattttattatttttttataaacttttgtatatatatatgagtgtgatactattattttaattattttatttcttaaaataaataaaatatttttaaaaatataatatataaataatgtaaagaagcagatgtatggtataatgtaaaagttttgaggtaaattatacaaatgtatgtttttgtgatatattttatactacactttctttataatatttagctaaaactcataaaaacatcttCTATCAAACTCCAATTAATACACatctacatttacataatatttacatatcctttatataatattttaatatttttttataacttttctctctctatttagtatatatttattattttttttctttttcaattattttattttactttaagtaataaaatatgcttaaagatataatatttaaattatgtaaagaaatatatagagaagctgatatatggtataatataaaacttagatgtaaaatagaaaaatgtgtattttgatgaGGTATTTTAAAGGATGGAGCAGAGCACCCAATATGAGTGCTCTTACATTAGAAGAGCTAAAATAGCTAATatctataaaatataaataaaaatcctTAAAACAACATCCATTGGATGCTGCATTGGATGCTATATAGCTACTTTACTTTATAAATATTTTACATATATCTATAGTGTTAAGCCATATTTAGAGAGAACTATTCATGTAGCaaaagaatattttattaatttttataacattaaaatatataagaatattattgataattaaaaaatatatttgaaatgaataaaaaatgtgtgaaaatataatatttaaatgatatagagaaaaaaaatagaaaatctaatgtatggtaaaatgtaaaacttagaagtaaaatagaaaaatgtgtgttttgatgagttattTTAAAAGATGAAGTAGAGCACCGGAAGAAAGCGCTCTaagtctcatatatatatatatatatatatatatatataaaaattggtTGATGATATATGGATTAGATATGCCAAGAGCATTAGTAGCTGTAGATGCAGAGCATCCAAATGGAACAGAAGGCCATAAACACAACAATATGACTGTTCTTCAGCAACATGCTGCTTTTTTTGACCAAGATAACAATGGCATTGTTTATCCTTGGGAATCTTATGTTGGTACGTACCTACATTATTATTcattatcatttatatatatatatatatatagagattctAATGTAAAAATATCACTTTTGTCAGGGGCATTCTAAATTTTTGTACTTGATGAAATTATAATTCAATATTTTTAAGTGACGATGTAAATTTTAATTATAGTATGCattttacttatttttaaaaattttgaagAATGTATTATGAATCTGaaatcaaaatttaaaatatttgttttacgtgcatataaaaatatatatatattaattcaactgattatttaaatattattttcggtaaaaaaaattaatcacgtcAAAATTTTCCAATAATATATTAGTGAACTGTTCATATAGGACAAAGATCTACCATCTAAATTTTGTTAATAATTGTTTTGCTAATCTTGTCCTTTTGTACGTACTGATCGATAACCTTGCTGGCCAATTGTGTCAGGAATGCGTGCCGTTGGTCTCAATCCAATTGCATCCTTTTGTTTGGCTATGCTTATTAATTCCTCAATTAGTTATTCCACTCTCCCTGTAAGTTTTTTCTGCTACTTtatcttttaatattattattaattcttATACATACATATTCTCAATTCTAGacttattttattaatgataagATATACTGTAGTTTAttcttaattatatttaataataatataattaagagaaattgatgaaaattatttttttacttaAGTGATTTtacattttgttttattttcgataattttttgtaaaatgatcTGTTTAAAATTTTATCAGTTGTTTAAATTTTTCGACTAATTGTCTTATATTTTTTATtggttatttaaattttttgatcaCCTATCTAAATTTTTGACTAAGTATCTAAATTATAATAGGTTATTTAgccaaaaattattaaaactagactagagtacaaaataattttaaaattatgacTTAGATTTATTTTACGAACTGAAATAATAAAACTATTTATTCAGGGATGGTTACCCAATCCTTTGTTTCCTGTATACATTGACAACATTCACAGAGCCAAACATGGTGGCGATTCTGGAGTTTATGACACAGAGGGAAGGTAATAATAATTACTAAAATATTTGTTTtgtaattatatgtaattaatagGTATATATATGAGACTTAATTTGTAATGAGGTggtataatattaattattataatcttacagaatttatatataattaattaaatacaggTTTGTACCAATGAATCTTGAGAACATTTTCAGTAAGTACGCTCGCACTGTTCCAAACAAATTGTCACTAAAAGATATATGGGAAATGACTCAAGCCAATCGATTTCCATTTGACTTCTTTGGCTGGTACGTACTTATAACAAAAATTtgttaaaatagtttttttattaaGTGATTTTGTATTTTAgcatacttttgataatttttttgtaaaatagtcTCTATTTAAAATTGGACCAGTTATCTAAATTTTTCGATCAGCTGTTTAAAATTTTCGATCGGCTGTTTGAATTTTTCAactacctgtctaaatttttAACTACTTGTATAAATTATGAGAGACTATTTTGTAAATAGTTATTAAAACGAGACTAGAATACAAAACGactttaaaaaataactaaatcaaATGACCCaacttataataataatatttctaaTTCTTGCAttgcatatatgtatatatattatttgtttttacttataaattattatatatactatatatgtatgtgtgaGTGATTATATAATTGAATTTTCAGGTTGGCAAGTAAGGTGGAATGGCTAAGCTTGTATGGTATTGCTAAGGACGAAGATGGTCTTTTGAGCAAAGAAGCTGTGAGGCGCCTTTTTGATGGGAGTTTGTTCGAATATTTGGCTAAGAAGAATTCAGGAGCCACTGATATTTCTAAGATGGAATAACCTGTATTTTCTTAAGTTTAGACACAGAGATCCAAAAATTTCAAGTTTGGTTATTTTCTCCTTTTCACCTTCTTTTTCCCAAGAAATATATTCCTGTCTTTTCTCtgtaattttttttgataaagcTTGAAATAATGGAATATTGTGTTATTTATATGTATGAAAAGCTTAAATCTGTgattaagtaaattatttgattaattatttaagaGATTAGAAATTCCGAAGAAAAAAACAAGAAACTAGAGTTAGCGCTAGCTATATTGTAATTGGGGTTTCCCTTTTATTGTCTTGAATGGGAAAGTCAAGCCCTGGCATTGTATTTTGTAGTTACCTAATGAAAAATGTGATATTGTTATCTAAATATTATAtacaaaatggtatttttgaaattttgggaCTTTTTTTTAGGGAAATTTCAAAAAATATGAATTTTATATTATCAATttgcaaaaatatgataattatacttttttttaatttgtatgagaaaatttattaaagaaaaaaattaaagtgTGAGAAACaaaattagtagctaactaaaatatggaaatgagcacattttttattataattatgttttttttttttttatggaaacaCTGAATATATTGAACAAACCAGCAAGATTACAAACCAAGCTCAAAGAGCCAAACAAAAACATAAACATCTGAGAACTAGCCCCTAAGAATGCCTCCTCACAGGACCTAAAAATGCAATAAACCAGCAAGAGAACAAAACAAGCTCAAATAGCCAAACAAAAACAGTTACAACTGAGTAACAGCCTCTAAGAACGCCACCTCACTGGTCCTCACTTTCAGCTTAGGCAATCTGGCTAGTCTAGATCTAATACTGAACTTAATCAGCTGAATTACAGGACCAATAGCCAAAGATCTTAACTCAAACACACAGAGATTCCTATTTCTCCAAACCATGTATACAACAGCTGCCAATGCAGCAGCCAACACCTGATGCTTCAGACTTTTCAGCTTCCCACACATCCAGGTACACCAATTAGCATAAGTAATCGGTCAGATATCCCTTCCCAACCAATCCAACAAATGATCCCTGAGCTGTTGAGAAAAGGGACAGGCAAAAAACAAGTGTTCATGAGATTCCTGATCCAATTCACAAACAGGACACAGTAAAGAAGGCAGCACCAAGTTACACTGATGCAACTTATCCCGAGTTAGAAGATGGCCGAGAGAAGCTTGCCACAAGATGAATCTATGCTTCGGAACTGCCATAGAGCACCAAACCACATCAGCGAATTCAATTCTTTCCATGTTAAGTAAGCTGTAATACAGCAACTTCAGACAGAGTTTATCACCCTTCACAGCCGCTGCTAAGCTGATTTCAGAGAAGACTGACCTCAAATTCAATAGTCTCCTCCAATACCAACTGACATCTTGAGGAATAGAATAAGACCAGAAATCTTGACCCTTTAGATAGATTGAGTCCACCCATTTTACCCAAAGAATGTCTTGCTTACTAGAAACAGCCCAAATAAACTTAGCTAGGAGAACATTGTTCCAAGAATTGCCCTCCTTAAAGCCAAGACCACCCATACACTTTGGAAGACAAACTTGACTCCAAGTAGTGAAATGTAATTTACTACGGTTAACACTGCCTTCCTTAACTCCCCAAAGAAAATTTCTACATAAACGATCTATCTCCTTCGAAACACTCTTAGGGAGCAtaaaaatactcatccaaaaCGATCTCAAGCTCAAAAGCACTGTATTAACCAGCTGAGCCCTCCCTGCAAATGAGGGATGGCGGCTGGCCCAAGTATGAAGCTTTTGTTGAATCTTAGTAATAATGATAGCACAATCTCCAGCCCTCCGCTTAGTTGTTCGAAGAGGAATCCCTAAGTATTTAAGAGGAAACTTCCCTTCAGTGAAGTGAATCTTCCCTAGCAAATGTTGAGTCTCTTTGTCATCCAAACCCCCAAAAAACACCTGCGATTTCTGTAAATTAGCAGACAAACCCGAAGCCATACAAAATTCAGTGAAACTGTCTCTCAAAATCTGAACAGAATTAGAAACTCCCTTACAAAAAATGACCAGATCATCAGCAAAACACAGATTGACTAGCTTAAGAGACTTGCATTTCGGGTGGAATCTGAATCTCTTATCCAAAGAAGCTTGACTTAACAGCCTAGTACATTACTCCATAGCTAAAACAAACAATGGCGGAGATAATGGGTCCCCTTGTCTAAGACCTTTTTTGCCTTTGAACTCCCCTTGGATTCTACCATTCATAAGAATCAAATAGGAGGGATCCTTCAAACACGCCATAATCCATTTAATAAACTTGCTAGGAAAACAGTACTCGGAAAGAATGGTCTCCATAAAATCCCAGTCTAGCATGTCATAAGCCTTACTCAAATCGATTTCATCACACATCTAGGGGAAGCATTTTTCCTATTATAGCCCTTAATAATATCCTGAAGAATAAGGATATTATGCGCCAATAATCTGTTTTTGACAAAAGCTCCTTGGTTTTGATGGACTAAACTAGGCAAAACAGTGGCCAACCTCCCACAGAGAATTTTAGAAATACACTTGTATATAGCATTGCAACAAGCTATAGGCCTATAATCTACTGCCTTGGTTGGCGTCTCCACTTTAGGAACCAAGCAAATGGTAGCCTTATTAACTTCCTCTGGCAAAACACCACTCTCAAAGAAATCGAAAACAACCTCTGAAATTTCAGATTCTAAGCTGCCCCACATAGCTTTAAAAAAACCAGAACCGAACCCATCCGGCCCCGGACTTTTTATAGAGCTAACGCTAAATAAGGCATCCTTCACTTCCTTCTTAGTGAAAGGTCTAACAAGCTTAACTTGCTGCTCCAAGGATAAACAATGACCAAGTCTGAAACAAGAGGACTGAACAGGAACTGAAGCATTACTACTACTGCCCATAATTTTCTGAAAATGATGAACAAAATGCGTCACAACATCTTCAAATTTCTCAATTAATTCCCCTGAATCTGAAACCACTGAAGTAATGCAATTATTGGCTCTCCTTTGCTTTAAACACGCATGAAAATAAGTCGTGTTATCATCCCCAAATCGCAGCCAATCAACCTTGCTTTTTTGTCTCAAAAAGTTGTCATAAGCTTTAGAATGATAAGCAAGACTCGCACCAGCCAGAGCTTCCTCCCTTTGCAACTCAGCCGAGTGGGGATTTCTTTGAAGCAATCCTTGAGCATTTTGAAACTTCTCCTTTGCCATATTGTAATGCATAGCCACATCACCCACAACGAGTTTATTGAACTTGCATAAAACAACCTTAAGTCTACTCAATTTTCTGACAATACGCACCAGCCCTCTCCCTTTAATAGGCTTATTCCAGGTATGTAAAACAGTGTCTTTAAAACTCCTACGCTCAGTCCAcatattaaaaaatctaaaaggcTTAAGACCACTGTTATTAGCAGCTCCCATCTTGATGATGCAGTAGCA
It encodes the following:
- the LOC133815639 gene encoding probable peroxygenase 3 is translated as MSDISEEEEAVAVVESEALATETSLAPITSQRKLRTDLETSLLPKPYMPRALVAVDAEHPNGTEGHKHNNMTVLQQHAAFFDQDNNGIVYPWESYVGMRAVGLNPIASFCLAMLINSSISYSTLPGWLPNPLFPVYIDNIHRAKHGGDSGVYDTEGRFVPMNLENIFSKYARTVPNKLSLKDIWEMTQANRFPFDFFGWLASKVEWLSLYGIAKDEDGLLSKEAVRRLFDGSLFEYLAKKNSGATDISKME